In the Heterodontus francisci isolate sHetFra1 chromosome 6, sHetFra1.hap1, whole genome shotgun sequence genome, one interval contains:
- the LOC137371119 gene encoding P2Y purinoceptor 3, with product MNNSTSGPQSSSEAKGCTFQEKFKNILLPVTYTVVLILGLVLNLTVIVQVWLSQKPLTRSAIYMVNLAMADILYVCSLPLLIYNYIHMDYWPFGEVMCKAVRFLFYANLHGSILFLTCISLQRYIGICYPLSTWHKKRGPRFAWMVCSLIWAFVIVECAPTWKFASTGVQRNRTVCYDLSSPDFSLYYFPYGIVLTVVGFAVPFAGLLMCYCAMAIVLYKPDEGLGLAIQRKKSKALRMVVIVAAVFIISFLPFHLTKTMYLIVRTQKSIGCETLQSFARAYKATRPLASMNSVLDPILFYFTYKRFRQSTRSLLEKVNTNWKAKVHEQEAR from the coding sequence ATGAATAATTCCACCTCTGGCCCTCAGTCCAGTTCTGAGGCCAAAGGCTGCACATTTCAAGAGAAATTCAAGAACATTCTGCTGCCTGTCACCTACACTGTGGTCCTGATCCTTGGCCTGGTCTTAAACTTGACGGTCATCGTACAGGTCTGGCTTTCTCAGAAGCCGCTGACCAGAAGTGCCATCTACATGGTCAACCTAGCCATGGCTGATATCCTGTATGTGTGCTCCCTTCCACTTCTGATCTACAATTACATTCACATGGACTACTGGCCCTTCGGCGAGGTGATGTGCAAGGCCGTCCGTTTCTTGTTCTACGCCAATCTGCATGGGAGCATCCTGTTCCTCACCTGTATCAGCTTGCAACGTTACATTGGCATCTGCTACCCTCTAAGCACATGGCATAAGAAGCGGGGCCCCAGGTTTGCCTGGATGGTCTGCAGCCTGATTTGGGCATTCGTGATAGTGGAATGCGCTCCCACCTGGAAATTCGCCTCCACCGGCGTCCAGCGAAACAGGACAGTGTGCTACGACCTGAGCAGCCCAGATTTTTCCCTTTATTACTTCCCCTATGGGATTGTCCTGACTGTGGTGGGGTTCGCAGTCCCGTTCGCCGGGCTGCTGATGTGCTACTGCGCCATGGCGATAGTTCTCTACAAGCCAGACGAGGGGCTGGGCCTCGCCATCCAACGGAAGAAGAGCAAGGCCTTGCGGATGGTTGTCATTGTGGCCGCTGTTTTCATCATCAGCTTCCTGCCTTTTCACCTGACCAAGACCATGTACCTCATTGTCCGTACTCAGAAATCCATCGGCTGCGAGACGCTGCAAAGTTTTGCCCGGGCCTACAAGGCCACAAGGCCCCTCGCCAGCATGAACAGTGTCCTGGACCCCATTCTCTTCTACTTCACCTATAAGAGATTCAGGCAGAGCACACGGAGCCTACTGGAGAAAGTCAACACCAACTGGAAGGCTAAAGTTCACGAACAGGAGGCAAGATGA